A section of the Engraulis encrasicolus isolate BLACKSEA-1 chromosome 8, IST_EnEncr_1.0, whole genome shotgun sequence genome encodes:
- the LOC134453670 gene encoding uncharacterized protein LOC134453670, whose product MLLRVGISPGSFRRVQLPNLPDSVDQLKAILRQMLGLEGEFSLQFEDPDFQNALTDLHSIDELPPDKPVLNVVYDNITSLDIESRACALSDTSSVSSLDTASTSSHSDTLGSPNFYRKLKTAEDLPSPGSVKIPEFSLDVELRLKQGNEVYKQTKTPIVPPREMRSTICTAIVESIFASGCYPDKTDMKCYAAALVAKHPCLTEDGPGTGYDGWLVSLWFKVGNYRNKLRKAGHAEVSINKKKADSEEGMKFRLKKARRAEVNFLPPHAEGQSDESLDDLRSQMMKETEKKTFDAKFVKDTMDVTFSLRRREVIEIQPVVQVLRDRWPALFFKDEICSEFFRITQIDLMASFRSSLARFTPPLLKYYRKKTESAGSELRTLLAPLDVQVADIMDLRERVALEGLPLVLKEDHGCLFRKCFDTDAEETYTKGVKIGILSVVEDDGVAARGSLPNVVNIAVILEETVVLDNIKDLPSAVGYLFGLLYACNMEYPKGLNYTFEVIQKVFLELDAQNCSARAISLRRKIFELLR is encoded by the exons ATGCTATTGCGGGTGGGCATTTCCCCTGGCAGCTTTCGGCGGGTCCAGCTTCCTAATCTACCAGACTCTGTGGACCAGCTAAAGGCTATTCTCAGACAGATGCTTGGACTGGAAGGAGAGTTTTCTTTGCAATTTGAAGATCCTGACTTTCAAAATGCCCTTACTGATTTGCATAGCATCGATGAGTTGCCTCCCGACAAACCAGTCCTAAACGTGGTGTATGACAACATTACTTCACTTGATATAGAGTCACGTGCATGCGCCCTGTCAGACACAAGCTCTGTGTCGTCACTTGACACAGCAAGCACATCTAGTCACTCTGACACATTGGGTTCTCCAAACTTTTACAGAAAACTCAAAACTGCTGAAGATTTGCCATCACCTGGATCTGTTAAAATTCCTGAGTTCTCACTCGATGTTGAGCTTCGGCTGAAGCAAGGAAACGAGGTCTACAAACAAACCAAAACTCCCATTGTCCCACCAAGAGAAATGAGGTCTACCATCTGCACCGCCATAGTGGAGTCCATTTTTGCATCAGGTTGCTACCCAGACAAGACAGATATGAAGTGTTACGCTGCAGCACTAGTAGCAAAACACCCATGCCTCACAGAAGATGGTCCTGGAACTGGGTATGATGGTTGGCTTGTGAGCCTTTGGTTTAAAGTCGGAAATTATCGGAACAAATTGCGCAAGGCTGGGCATGCAGAAGTGTCCATTAACAAAAAGAAAGCTGATTCAGAAGAAGGCATGAAGTTTCGCCTCAAAAAAGCAAGAAGAGCCGAGGTAAACTTTTTACCTCCACATGCGGAAGGGCAATCGGACGAATCTCTTGATGACCTACGATCACAAATGATGAAGGAAACTGAAAAGAAGACATTCGACGCCAAGTTTGTTAAAGACACAATGGATGTTACCTTTTCTCTTCGGCGCAGAGAGGTTATTGAAATTCAACCCGTTGTCCAAGTCCTAAGGGATAGATGGCCAGCTCTGTTCTTCAAAGATGAG ATATGCAGTGAATTTTTCCGGATCACACAAATTGACCTCATGGCCTCATTCCGATCATCACTGGCAAGATTCACTCCACCATTGCTGAAGTACTACAGGAAGAAGACCGAGTCTGCAGGATCTGAGCTTAGAACATTGCTTGCACCTCTAGATGTTCAG GTGGCAGACATCATGGACCTTAGGGAACGCGTTGCCTTGGAGGGATTGCCTCTCGTCCTTAAAGAAGACCATGGGTGCCTTTTCCGGAAATGCTTC GACACTGATGCTGAGGAGACGTACACCAAAGGAGTGAAGATCGGCATCCTTTCCGTAGTGGAAGATGATGGTGTGGCAGCAAGAGGGTCTCTTCCCAATGTCGTCAACATCGCTGTCATCTTGGAGGAAACTGTGGTCCTAGACAACATTAAGGACCTGCCCTCTGCTGTTGGTTACCTCTTTGGGCTTCTGTATGCCTGCAATATGGAATATCCGAAGGGACTGAACTACACATTTGAGGTGATCCAGAAGGTTTTTCTTGAGCTTGATGCGCAGAACTGCTCTGCCAGAGCAATTTCTCTGCGGCGCAAGATTTTCGAATTGTTAAgatag